The following nucleotide sequence is from Nautilia sp. PV-1.
ACGCTTATTTGAGGGTAAAAATTTTCATTCTTCCATTTCTGCAGGTCTTTTTTTACTTCTTTGCACACCCAGACGTCTATAATGGGAGCCAGTCCAGATTTTTCTATGATATCCAAAAAGAAAGGGCCTTTTATCTGACCGTTGTCGTTGTATCTTATAAGCGCTTCGTATTTTAACGCTTTATTGTTTTTAATGTCTATTTTCGGCTGGTAATAGATTAATAAATTGTCCTGGTTTAAATTGTTTATAAGTTCGTTTAATTTTGTATTCGCCTCTATTACTTCCTGATTTGCCAAAAAAGCTTTAATGTCTTTTTTAGCTCTGATTTCTTCTTCAATTTCCAGGTTTGTCTGAAGTATGTGTTTTTTGTTTTCGAGTGACTGTATTTTGAAATATTTTTTAATGAAATACGAATATACGGCCGTATCTACAGCCAGTAAGAATATTTGAAATAAAGGTATGGAAAATGAATTGCTTTTAAGAAAACCGTCAAATAAAATAGGAGTGGACCAGACTACGTGGTAAGAGGTAAAATGTACAGGCACCGTATGTACAAATATATATGCGGCTGCAAGATTAAAAAGAGGCAGCAGCACAAACGGCAGAAACAGAAATCTGTTAAATACAACGATTAAGAAAATCAGAATATCGTTTATATTAAATATCACGAAAGGGGACGCTATTTTGGCTACCGTTTTAACGGTAGAGTTTTTAGCGTTAATTAAAATAGCAATAAGAAGACTGGCGCCTATTCCGGCTCCTCCGATATTGATAAAAATCCTGTGAAATTCTCCGTAGGTAAGATTTGGAAACATATGTTTAAAAAGTATTTCTTTTCCGAAAAGTGCATTTACCATATGTTCCCCGTGTATTCCGAAAAACCAGAAAAGCTGTACGAAAAAATCTCTTATTGCGAGAATTACAATATCCGGAAGATTGAGTTTTAAAGGATTGTATTTATCGATAATTATGTCCATAACCGCGTCTATGGCTATATATGCCGCCATAGCCGCAATGTATGCAGCAAAAAATACGAAGATATAATTAAAAAATCTGTATATATGATAGTTTCCGTCTGTTACGTTTATATGCAGTGAAAATTTTGGGTAAAGTATTTTTAAAAAGTATGTACTTACAATCGGTGCAAAAATCGTAGCAGCCGTAAAACCGTACGGCAAAACCAGTTTTGAGTGAGGGTGCTCATATATCAGAATGGACAGAAATGTAACCATTGAAAGAATAATGGCTATTATTTCGGAAACTTTTATCCTTTTCGCCACAAAAAATGCAATTGACACTATAGCTACGAGAGAAGTGAATGAAAGAACGGATCTTTCAAAACGGAAAACTATATCCGTAGGTATAATGTTTATGTGAAAGTATGATACGAAAATATTAAAAAGAGCAAGAAAAGCGCTAAAAATAATAAAAGGTATTACAGCTATAAAAGCCTCTTGAAGAGTTATAATAAATGCAATGATTTTTTTATTCAAAAAAAATTTCAAGTCCCGCCTTTTTTAAATTTTTGGAATTATATCAGATGTTTTGTGTCTAAATTTAAACACTGAACGACTCTGCATACCGTTTGACCTTGTTAAAAGGTATTGCAGGAGAAAAGTAATATCCCTGTACCAGATCGACATCTATAAATTTTACGCTGTTAAACTGCTGTTTGGTTTCAACTCCTTCTGCGACTACCGTGCATTCCAGATCGTGACACAGACTTACTATATGTTTACAAACAACGTAGCCTTTGTGCGTGTCTATTATATCAATCAGGGATTTGTCGATTTTTAACTCATAAATATTTAATTTTGTAATTACCTCCAGGCTCGAATATCCTATGCCGTAATCGTCTATGGCAATTTTGAAGCCGTGTTTTTGAAGGTTTTTAATGTTTTGTTCGGCATTTTTACCGTAAAGAAAGCTTCTTTCAATTATTTCAAACACCACTTTTTTATCTTTAAAAATCTGAATTATTTTTTCAACAGCATCTTTGCTGCTGAGGGTGTCCGGATGAAGGTTAACGCTTATTTCGGGGTAAAAACTTTCATTTTGCCATTTTTCAATATCTTTTTTTACTTCTTTGCACACCCATATGTCTATAATAGGAGCCAGTCCCGCTTCTTCGATTATAGGCAGAAATGAGGGGCCGGTTATTTTGCCGTTGTCGTTATATCTTATTAACGCTTCGAATTTATTGCATTTGTTGTGTTTAATGTCTATTTTTGGCTGATAATATATTTTTAAATTATGTTTATTGAGTGAACTGATTGTCTCATCCAGTTTTGCCTGTGCGGCTATTAGCTGTTTTTGGGCTTTAAAAGCGTATACACCTTCTTTTGATTTTATTTCTTCCGAAATATCGAGGTTGTGCTGAAGGATTTCTTTATGGGACGAATATGATTTGGAGTTTACGAATTTTTTGGTGAAATAAATATAAACGGAAGTATCTATAACGAGCAAAAACAGCTGCAGAGCCGTGACCCATAAATTGCCTCCGGTTTTTAAATACGTATCTATAAATACGGGTGTCGTCCACGCAACATAATAATCGGTAAAATTTATATGTACGAAATGTAAAAAAGAATAGGCTATTACGATATTTAAAATCGGAAGGAATACAAAAGGTATTAAAAAGAATCTGTTTAAAACGATTACGGAATATATCAGCAGGGTGTTAATGTTAAAAAACACAAAAGGAGTCGAAATTTTTGTTATGTACATTAAAGCTTTTTCTTTAAAATAGATCCAAAAAGAGATCAGCATACCGAGTCCTACACCGGCTCCTCCTATAAGAACGAACATTCTGTTGAATTCTCCAAACGTAAGGTTCGGGAAAGCTTCTTTAAAAAGTATGGCCTTTCCGAAAAGACCGTTTACGGTGTGGCTGCCGTGTATTCCGACAAACCACAGTATCTGTACCAGAAAGTCTCTAATTATCAGGGTTAATATATCAGGAATGTTTAATTTCAAAGGATTGAAGTTATGTAAGAAGTAACTGACTATCACTGCAAAGAATATATATAAATTAACGGCTGCAATATAGGCGGCAAAAAATACAAATAGATAATTAAAAAGTTTATAAATGTGATAATTCCCGTCTTCTATATTGATATTTAAGGTTAGTTTCGGATAAAACAGTTTCAAAAGGTAGGTTGAGAGCACCGGGGATATCAGCGTGGCCGGGGTAAAGCCGTAAGGAAGAACAATGGGGATAGATATGTCGTCTATAAGTTTAATTGTGGAGGTATCACCCTGGATATTGAAAATATATATTGACGAATTTTCTATAAGTACGAGTGTGACAAATACGCTGACGGATAAAATAACGGCGATTATCTGTGAAACTTTTAACCTCTGTGCAAAAAAATAGGATATTGCTATTACAGATACGATAGATGAAAACGACTGAAGTATTTTTGAAAGATACAGAATGTTTTTTTGGGAAATAAAAAAAAGATCCGTATTAAAATAAAGCAAGAAAGAAAACAGCAGGGTAATAACCGACGTTAACAGAAAAAAAGGAACAATTGCCGTAAATGCTTCTTGTAATGTAATAATAAAAAGCAATATTTTTTTATTTTTTATAATTTCGTTCAAAAAAGGCCTTCTTTGAAAAGAGATACTGCTTATATACATATTATCAAATAAAAGTGACATAAAAGTGAAAAAACATATTAATGTATATGCAGTTTGTTACGGGTGTGTAAATTCGTTTAATAATGCATAATTTCATCTTTGGTATAATACCGCCAAAAAAAAGGCATATGTTTTGGCAAAAAAACTTATAATTGTCGAATCACCGGCAAAAGCAAAAACGATTAAAAATTTTTTGGGTAAAGATTATGAAGTAGTGGCGAGCAAAGGGCACATAAGAGATTTGCCTAAAACTTCTTTCGGGATTAAGATTGAAGACGATTCTTTTATACCTCAGTACAGAGTGACAAAAGACCATCAGGCGATTGCCAAAGAACTGAAAGAAAAAGCAAAAAAAGCCGACACGGTTTATATAGCGACGGATGAGGACAGGGAAGGAGAGGCTATCGGCTATCATATTGCCCACGTAATAGGTAAAAAGCCGGAAGAACTTCCAAGAATAGTGTTTCATGAAATTACCAAAACAGCTATAAAAAAAGCCCTTGAAAACCCGAGAACCATTGATTTGAACAGGGTAAACGCCCAGCAGGCCAGAAGACTTCTTGACAGAATAGTGGGATATAAACTTTCCCCTCTTCTCAATAAAAAAATTCAAAAGGGTCTTAGTGCAGGTAGGGTTCAAAGTGCAGCCCTTAAACTCGTAGTGGACCGTGAAAGGGAAATTAAGGCCTTTAAACCTCAGGAATATTGGAGTATTGAAGGGATTTTTAAAAAAATAGAGGGTTCTTTAATTAAATATAACGGTAAAAAACTTGATAAATTCGATATTAAAACCAAAGACGAAGCTCATAAAATAGTAGACGAGTTAAAACCTCTCGAATATACCGTAAGAGAAATAGAAACCAAAACAACTACCGTAAAATCCCCGGCGCCGTTTATGACTTCGACACTTCAGCAGGTAGCCAGCAGCGAGCTCGGGTTCAGTCCGAGAAAAACAATGCAGATTGCGCAGAAACTTTATGAAGGTGTTAAAACGCCTGTGGGTGAAACGGGTATTATTACATATATGAGAACGGACAGTCTTAACATTGCCAAAGAAGCTCAAAAAGCGGCATTGGAATTTATTAAACAAAATATAGGCGAAGAGTATGCCCAGCCTAAAACATACCATACGAAAAACCAGACCGCACAGGAAGCGCATGAAGCTATAAGACCTGTTGATGTAAGGCTGACGCCGGATGATCTTAAAAACTATTTAAAGCCTGACGAGCTTAAACTTTACACTCTGATTTTTAACAGATTTTTGGCAACCCAGATGAAAGACGCCAAATTTGAAACTCAGAATATTTACATATCAAACGATAAGGGCGAATTTAAAATAAGCGGAAGAAAACTGATATTTGACGGATTTTATAAAGTATACGGAAAACCTAGCGCAAATACACTGCTTCCTGAATTTGAAAAAGGCGAGAAATTAAAACCCGAAGAGGTTAAAGCAACCCAGCATTTCACCAAACCGCCTGAAAGATATACCGAAGCCAGCCTTATTAAAAAACTGGAATCACTCGGAATCGGAAGACCTTCGACATACGCTCCTACGATTACGCTTTTGCAAAACAGAAACTATGTTGAGGTAAAAGAGAAAAAACTCCATCCTACGGAAATAGCTTTCAGTGTAATTGAAACGCTTGAAAAACATTTTCCGGATATTGTGGACGCCAACTTTACGGCAAATATGGAAGAGATGCTTGACAGCGTAGCCGAAGCGAAAAAAGACTGGCAGGAGGTGTTAAAAGAATTTTATAATCCGTTTATGGAGCTTGTAAACAAAGGATACAAAGAGATCCCTTCTCAGAAAATTGCAAAACCGATTGACGAAACGTGTCCTCTTTGCGGCTCTCCTCTTGTAATAAGAAAAGGAAGATTCGGCGAGTTTATTGCATGCAGCAGTTATCCTAAATGTAAATATACAAGGCCTCTCGAAGAAAAAGAAGAGAAAAAAGCCGATGTTAAATGTGACAAATGCGGTGCCGATATGGTTGTGAAAAGAGGTAAAAGCGGAGAATTCCTGGCGTGCAGCAATTATCCTGAGTGTAAAAACACAAAACCTCTAAACGAACCTGAAATTTTAGACGATGTAAAGTGTCCGGAATGCGGAGGCGATATCGTAAAAAGAAAGTCAAGAAGAGGGGAATTTTACGGATGTGCAAATTATCCTAAATGTACGTTTATTTCAAAATACAGACCGGTTAACAAACAGTGTCCGGAATGCGGATATCTGATGGCAAAAAGAACATACAGAAAAAAAGAGATTTACGAATGTATTAAATGTAAACATAGAGAAGACGCTGCAGATTAAGCAAAGAAAATTTTTTATTTAAGGATAGGATTTGAAAATAGGAATAATGTCCGATACTCACAGAAAGACCGGAAGGGCAAAAAAAGCTATAGATTTATTGATAAATGAAGGGGCGGAGTTTATACTTCACGCCGGAGACATTGTTCAGGAAGAAGTGCTTGAATATCTGGAAAAAGCTCCTGTGAGATATGCGGCGGTGCTTGGAAACAACGATTTTCATCTGTATAAAGTGGTAGACAAATACAATCTTACAACAGAGCCTCATTATTTTAAACTGGCGGGTAAAACATGGAAACTTATGCACTATCCCAAATATATGTTTCCTTTGGATACTGATATTATCGTATACGGGCATACTCATGACGTGGATATAACATTCAACGGTAAAAACCTGATATTAAATCCGGGAGAGGTTTGTGCCAGGGATCACGGGTTCAGCACCTGTATGACACTTGATATTACGGATGAGAAGTATATTGTTACGCTGTTTTACAGGAAAATAAAAACGGATGAATGGAAAACTAAAGTAAAAGAGTTTACTCTGCCAAAGGTATAATATGAAAAAAATATTTTTGTGTGCGATCAGCAATATAAGAAGCGGCGCATGCAATGAAGACTGCAGATTCTGCACGCAAAGCGTGAAATGGGGAGCGGATATAAACCGTTTCAGACAAAAAGAGATTTCCCAGATTGTAAATGAAGCAAAACTGGCCAAACAAAACAGAGCCGCCGGTTTTTGTCTTGTAACCAGCGGCAGGGGACTTGATGAAAAAACGCTTGAATATGTCTGCCGCGCGGCTGAAGCTGTTTCCAAAGAGGTGGATATTTCCATAATCGCGTGTAACGGCACCGCCGATAAAGACTCTCTTAAAGAGCTTAAAAAATCCGGAGTAAAAATATATAACCACAATCTTGAGACAAGCCGGGAATATTATCCCGAAATATGTTCAACCCATACATGGGATGAGAGGTTTGAGACATGTGAGAACATTAAGTCAGCAGGACTTCAGCTCTGCTGCGGAGGGATATTCGGAATGGGAGAAAGCAAAAGCGATATTGAAAGTTTTATAAAATCGTTAAAAATGCTAGACCCGGAAGGAATACCTCTGAATTTTTTTATTGAAAACGAAAAGCTTCCTTTAAAAGCTACACATGATAGAGAGTTTGCGTTAAATCTTGTAAAGAGATTTGCAAATGAGTTTAAAGAAGCTATAATAATGCTGGCAGGGGGAAGAGAGATCGTCTTTGGTGAGAGATGGACCGAAGCTCTGAAATCCGGTGCTAACTCCATAGTTATAGGCGATTATCTTACCACAAAAGGCGAAAGACCCGACAGGGATCTTAAAATTTTAATTGACGAAGGGTTTGAAATAGCCAATGAGTGCTGAATTTTTAATAATTTCATTATCGGTAATACTGTTAATATCACCTTTTTTAAGCAATATATTAAAACTTCCTATTTCCATGGTTGAAATAACTCTTGGAGCGGTATTCAGCGCAGTCGGGCTTATACATCATAACGAAATGTTCAATTTGCTGGCGGAAGTGGGATTTTTGTATTTAATGCTTTTAGCCGGAATGGAGGTAAATTTAAAAGATCTGTTAAAAATGGAGAAATCCCTTTTTAAAAAAGGCGTTCTTTTTTTATTTATTTTAGTTGTGTCGAGTTTTATTTTTGTGTTTTTATTCAGCTATTCAAAAGTGTTTTTGGTAATTATGCCACTGATTTCCATAGGTCTTATGATATCAATTCAGCAGGAAATAGGTAAAAAAGAGTGGCTGGATCTGGCAATTAAAATAGGCGTGCTGGGAGAACTTATTTCTATCCTTATTTTAACGGTCGTAAGCGGATATTTTGAGTTCGGCTTTGATAAAAAACTTTTAATCAATATAGGCATACTGTTTTTGTTCTTAATTTTTCTTGTTTTGGCGTTTTTTCTTATCAGAGCAATTTTTTGGTGGTTTCCGAAACTTAAACATTATCTGATGCCGGGGGTGGATAAATATCATCAGGATGTAAGAATAGCAATCAGTTTTTTCTTTATTATGATCGCTTTTTTAATGAAAATACATCTTGACGTTGTACTCGGCGCTTTTGTTGTAGGGGTGTTTATTGCAACGTTTTTTGAGCACAATAAAGACCTTGAACACAAACTTGCGCCTTTTGGATTCGGGTTTTTGATTACTATATTTTTCGTGCATGTCGGAAGCTCGCTAAATCTTTCTTTGATTTCTATGCAGAT
It contains:
- a CDS encoding EAL domain-containing protein codes for the protein MKFFLNKKIIAFIITLQEAFIAVIPFIIFSAFLALFNIFVSYFHINIIPTDIVFRFERSVLSFTSLVAIVSIAFFVAKRIKVSEIIAIILSMVTFLSILIYEHPHSKLVLPYGFTAATIFAPIVSTYFLKILYPKFSLHINVTDGNYHIYRFFNYIFVFFAAYIAAMAAYIAIDAVMDIIIDKYNPLKLNLPDIVILAIRDFFVQLFWFFGIHGEHMVNALFGKEILFKHMFPNLTYGEFHRIFINIGGAGIGASLLIAILINAKNSTVKTVAKIASPFVIFNINDILIFLIVVFNRFLFLPFVLLPLFNLAAAYIFVHTVPVHFTSYHVVWSTPILFDGFLKSNSFSIPLFQIFLLAVDTAVYSYFIKKYFKIQSLENKKHILQTNLEIEEEIRAKKDIKAFLANQEVIEANTKLNELINNLNQDNLLIYYQPKIDIKNNKALKYEALIRYNDNGQIKGPFFLDIIEKSGLAPIIDVWVCKEVKKDLQKWKNENFYPQISVNLHPDTLKSSDAMEKIISIFENENIMFEIIERSFINKDAQKNIQKLKSKNFPISVDDFGVGYSSLETLIKYTIEELKLDKSLIDEIEDKKGYLVCKNTINLCKDLNIKVVAEGVEKKSQLNLLQEMGIDYIQGYIFSPAIPFRKVKEFSENFNLNGF
- a CDS encoding EAL domain-containing protein, coding for MNEIIKNKKILLFIITLQEAFTAIVPFFLLTSVITLLFSFLLYFNTDLFFISQKNILYLSKILQSFSSIVSVIAISYFFAQRLKVSQIIAVILSVSVFVTLVLIENSSIYIFNIQGDTSTIKLIDDISIPIVLPYGFTPATLISPVLSTYLLKLFYPKLTLNINIEDGNYHIYKLFNYLFVFFAAYIAAVNLYIFFAVIVSYFLHNFNPLKLNIPDILTLIIRDFLVQILWFVGIHGSHTVNGLFGKAILFKEAFPNLTFGEFNRMFVLIGGAGVGLGMLISFWIYFKEKALMYITKISTPFVFFNINTLLIYSVIVLNRFFLIPFVFLPILNIVIAYSFLHFVHINFTDYYVAWTTPVFIDTYLKTGGNLWVTALQLFLLVIDTSVYIYFTKKFVNSKSYSSHKEILQHNLDISEEIKSKEGVYAFKAQKQLIAAQAKLDETISSLNKHNLKIYYQPKIDIKHNKCNKFEALIRYNDNGKITGPSFLPIIEEAGLAPIIDIWVCKEVKKDIEKWQNESFYPEISVNLHPDTLSSKDAVEKIIQIFKDKKVVFEIIERSFLYGKNAEQNIKNLQKHGFKIAIDDYGIGYSSLEVITKLNIYELKIDKSLIDIIDTHKGYVVCKHIVSLCHDLECTVVAEGVETKQQFNSVKFIDVDLVQGYYFSPAIPFNKVKRYAESFSV
- the topA gene encoding type I DNA topoisomerase; the encoded protein is MAKKLIIVESPAKAKTIKNFLGKDYEVVASKGHIRDLPKTSFGIKIEDDSFIPQYRVTKDHQAIAKELKEKAKKADTVYIATDEDREGEAIGYHIAHVIGKKPEELPRIVFHEITKTAIKKALENPRTIDLNRVNAQQARRLLDRIVGYKLSPLLNKKIQKGLSAGRVQSAALKLVVDREREIKAFKPQEYWSIEGIFKKIEGSLIKYNGKKLDKFDIKTKDEAHKIVDELKPLEYTVREIETKTTTVKSPAPFMTSTLQQVASSELGFSPRKTMQIAQKLYEGVKTPVGETGIITYMRTDSLNIAKEAQKAALEFIKQNIGEEYAQPKTYHTKNQTAQEAHEAIRPVDVRLTPDDLKNYLKPDELKLYTLIFNRFLATQMKDAKFETQNIYISNDKGEFKISGRKLIFDGFYKVYGKPSANTLLPEFEKGEKLKPEEVKATQHFTKPPERYTEASLIKKLESLGIGRPSTYAPTITLLQNRNYVEVKEKKLHPTEIAFSVIETLEKHFPDIVDANFTANMEEMLDSVAEAKKDWQEVLKEFYNPFMELVNKGYKEIPSQKIAKPIDETCPLCGSPLVIRKGRFGEFIACSSYPKCKYTRPLEEKEEKKADVKCDKCGADMVVKRGKSGEFLACSNYPECKNTKPLNEPEILDDVKCPECGGDIVKRKSRRGEFYGCANYPKCTFISKYRPVNKQCPECGYLMAKRTYRKKEIYECIKCKHREDAAD
- a CDS encoding metallophosphoesterase is translated as MKIGIMSDTHRKTGRAKKAIDLLINEGAEFILHAGDIVQEEVLEYLEKAPVRYAAVLGNNDFHLYKVVDKYNLTTEPHYFKLAGKTWKLMHYPKYMFPLDTDIIVYGHTHDVDITFNGKNLILNPGEVCARDHGFSTCMTLDITDEKYIVTLFYRKIKTDEWKTKVKEFTLPKV
- a CDS encoding biotin synthase, which encodes MKKIFLCAISNIRSGACNEDCRFCTQSVKWGADINRFRQKEISQIVNEAKLAKQNRAAGFCLVTSGRGLDEKTLEYVCRAAEAVSKEVDISIIACNGTADKDSLKELKKSGVKIYNHNLETSREYYPEICSTHTWDERFETCENIKSAGLQLCCGGIFGMGESKSDIESFIKSLKMLDPEGIPLNFFIENEKLPLKATHDREFALNLVKRFANEFKEAIIMLAGGREIVFGERWTEALKSGANSIVIGDYLTTKGERPDRDLKILIDEGFEIANEC
- a CDS encoding cation:proton antiporter, which translates into the protein MSAEFLIISLSVILLISPFLSNILKLPISMVEITLGAVFSAVGLIHHNEMFNLLAEVGFLYLMLLAGMEVNLKDLLKMEKSLFKKGVLFLFILVVSSFIFVFLFSYSKVFLVIMPLISIGLMISIQQEIGKKEWLDLAIKIGVLGELISILILTVVSGYFEFGFDKKLLINIGILFLFLIFLVLAFFLIRAIFWWFPKLKHYLMPGVDKYHQDVRIAISFFFIMIAFLMKIHLDVVLGAFVVGVFIATFFEHNKDLEHKLAPFGFGFLITIFFVHVGSSLNLSLISMQMLKDSLMIVGVMILVRIFASAVFYTMLGIKKTLLFALSLSMPLTLLIATATLAHQNGTISDYWYNVLVFTAVLEVIIVMISVKIIEKKF